The Solibacillus sp. FSL W7-1436 genome window below encodes:
- a CDS encoding DMT family transporter — translation MREILIGILAALFFAVTFVLNHSMELEGGSWLWSSSLRYFFMLPFLIAIVAIRGKGGFRILSNEMKEHPGAWLVWSFVGFVLFYAPLTFAAAFGPGWLVSGTWQFTIVAGVLLAPLFITTIAGKEVRAKIPLISLGISGIILFGILLIQIPQTQSVSMKSLLLGILPVIIAAFAYPLGNRKMMELCKGRVDPFQRVLGMTIASLPAWILLATYALFTVGLPSASQVYQSLLVAVSSGVIATILFFIATDRVRHDQGKLAAVEATQSTEVLFAMVGEMILLSVPLPQPIALIGLAVIITGMLLHSYHTVLINKRLQAANEKG, via the coding sequence ATGAGGGAAATACTGATTGGCATTTTAGCAGCCTTATTTTTTGCGGTTACATTTGTATTGAACCATTCAATGGAATTGGAAGGCGGCAGCTGGCTATGGAGCTCTTCACTCCGCTACTTCTTTATGCTCCCTTTTCTCATTGCCATTGTCGCCATAAGGGGAAAAGGCGGATTTCGTATATTATCGAATGAAATGAAAGAACATCCGGGTGCATGGCTCGTTTGGAGCTTTGTCGGATTCGTATTATTTTATGCGCCGCTTACGTTTGCCGCGGCATTCGGTCCAGGCTGGCTCGTATCAGGTACATGGCAGTTTACGATTGTAGCTGGTGTTTTGTTGGCTCCCCTCTTTATTACAACTATAGCCGGAAAAGAAGTCAGGGCAAAAATCCCGCTTATTTCACTTGGCATCTCAGGCATTATTTTATTCGGGATCTTGCTTATTCAAATTCCGCAGACACAGTCAGTTTCTATGAAAAGCCTGCTTCTCGGTATACTGCCGGTAATCATCGCGGCATTTGCCTACCCGCTCGGCAATCGGAAAATGATGGAGCTTTGTAAGGGCAGAGTCGATCCGTTTCAACGTGTTCTAGGTATGACAATCGCTTCCTTGCCGGCATGGATTCTGCTCGCAACCTATGCATTATTTACTGTTGGTCTGCCTTCTGCGAGTCAAGTGTATCAATCGCTGCTCGTTGCCGTTTCTTCCGGTGTTATCGCGACAATACTTTTCTTTATCGCAACAGACCGTGTGCGCCATGATCAAGGTAAGCTGGCTGCCGTTGAAGCAACCCAATCGACGGAAGTTCTTTTTGCGATGGTCGGCGAAATGATTTTACTAAGTGTACCGCTTCCGCAACCGATCGCTTTAATCGGACTGGCGGTCATTATTACCGGCATGCTGCTACACAGCTATCACACAGTACTTATCAATAAAAGATTACAAGCAGCAAATGAAAAAGGGTAG